The Paenibacillus tianjinensis genome has a window encoding:
- a CDS encoding HRDC domain-containing protein, with protein sequence MCVQEMYWSCGGSGYTGASGRRSDHACCKTRKVGIQMQIVFMNRLSRISGVEQEIFAQLWIGEEEGVWRLGWKDYAGSLEMDEHIWYEGSSWNEMLCVYRHELAVKMGAGYRPLIDGVFHDEENLAQRSREQLQLQYYSEQHGNETVYDELCAWRRGKASSERKAPYILASNRLLRMLSAYLPRTPEELLQIPGVGEGKASQHGGDWLNITAAVPREHNYPLNWVFEAVDDEEFSSWLFKQKEIKYKKQLERLRLRRILLQGIENGLDMEQLKASSGVSRREVLESVEELEKEGYSVEKLIELELREVTADEQNRIWTAYELMGDSYLKPALYKAYGENFSPAEGLDLYYERLRLIRIRFRRIQEAGMGMATSF encoded by the coding sequence GCGTTCAGGAGATGTATTGGAGCTGCGGAGGCTCCGGTTACACCGGGGCCTCCGGCCGGCGCAGCGATCATGCTTGCTGTAAGACGAGGAAGGTAGGGATTCAAATGCAGATTGTATTTATGAACCGGTTATCCAGAATATCTGGAGTAGAACAGGAGATTTTTGCCCAGCTCTGGATTGGCGAGGAGGAGGGAGTGTGGCGCCTGGGCTGGAAGGATTATGCCGGCAGCCTTGAAATGGATGAACATATCTGGTATGAGGGCAGCTCTTGGAATGAAATGCTCTGCGTCTACAGGCACGAGCTGGCAGTGAAGATGGGTGCCGGTTATCGTCCGCTGATTGATGGAGTATTTCATGACGAGGAGAACCTGGCCCAGCGAAGCCGTGAGCAGCTGCAGCTGCAGTACTACAGTGAACAGCACGGCAATGAGACAGTCTATGATGAGCTATGTGCCTGGCGCCGGGGCAAGGCATCCAGCGAACGGAAAGCGCCTTATATTCTCGCCAGTAACCGTCTGCTGCGGATGCTCAGCGCCTACCTGCCCCGCACGCCTGAGGAGCTGCTGCAAATTCCGGGTGTAGGGGAAGGAAAGGCTTCGCAGCATGGCGGGGATTGGCTGAATATCACCGCTGCTGTACCCCGGGAGCACAATTATCCTTTGAATTGGGTATTTGAAGCGGTGGATGATGAGGAATTCTCCTCCTGGCTCTTCAAGCAGAAAGAGATCAAATACAAGAAACAGCTGGAACGTTTGCGGCTGCGGCGGATCCTGCTTCAAGGTATTGAGAACGGCCTTGATATGGAGCAGCTGAAGGCATCCAGCGGAGTCAGCCGCCGCGAAGTGCTCGAATCAGTAGAAGAGCTGGAGAAGGAGGGGTATTCGGTGGAGAAGCTGATCGAGCTGGAGTTAAGGGAGGTTACGGCGGATGAGCAGAACCGCATTTGGACTGCCTATGAGCTGATGGGTGATTCCTATCTGAAGCCGGCGCTTTATAAAGCTTACGGGGAGAACTTTTCACCAGCTGAGGGGCTGGATCTGTATTATGAACGCCTGCGGCTGATCCGCATCCGTTTCCGCCGGATACAGGAAGCGGGAATGGGAATGGCGACAAGCTTTTAA
- a CDS encoding 1-phosphofructokinase family hexose kinase, whose product MIVTLTVNPSVDASTSIDKVVPDHKLRCREASYKPGGGGINVSRAIHRLGGESLALYASGGLHGQLLQHMLEQEGVRQQEIRISGQTRENLIVVEESTGQQFRFDMPGPHFIEGDWKQCLEQLQALAEKPTYVVASGSLPPGCPADFYGRVVETAKQWNARVIVDTSGKALQYAADAGVYLLKPNARELEELVGHGIAGDEELKAAALELIEQGRTEVVVVSLGGQGALLITREGCEHLNAPEVQVLSVVGAGDSLVAGTVYSLERGWPLREAVQFGIASGSAAVMNPERELCKREDTERLFAAMKEADQAGG is encoded by the coding sequence ATGATTGTGACGTTGACAGTTAATCCAAGTGTGGATGCCAGCACCAGTATTGATAAGGTAGTTCCGGACCACAAGCTTCGCTGCCGGGAAGCCTCGTATAAACCGGGAGGTGGAGGGATCAATGTGTCCCGGGCGATCCACAGATTAGGTGGAGAATCTCTGGCTCTTTATGCTTCGGGCGGTCTGCATGGGCAATTGCTGCAGCATATGCTTGAGCAGGAGGGCGTGCGCCAACAGGAAATCCGGATCTCTGGGCAGACGCGGGAGAATCTGATCGTCGTTGAGGAATCAACGGGACAGCAGTTCCGCTTCGATATGCCGGGTCCGCATTTTATTGAAGGGGACTGGAAGCAGTGCCTGGAGCAGCTACAAGCCTTAGCGGAGAAGCCAACCTACGTTGTTGCCAGCGGCAGCCTGCCGCCGGGGTGTCCGGCAGATTTCTATGGACGCGTAGTAGAAACTGCGAAGCAGTGGAATGCCCGGGTAATTGTGGATACTTCAGGAAAAGCGCTGCAATACGCTGCTGATGCCGGTGTCTACCTGCTGAAGCCGAATGCGCGTGAACTGGAAGAGCTTGTCGGGCACGGCATCGCTGGCGATGAAGAATTAAAGGCAGCTGCGCTGGAGCTGATTGAACAGGGACGGACAGAAGTGGTGGTGGTCTCTTTAGGCGGACAAGGTGCACTTCTGATTACCAGGGAAGGCTGTGAGCATCTGAATGCTCCTGAAGTTCAGGTGCTTAGCGTCGTTGGTGCAGGAGACAGTCTGGTAGCAGGGACCGTATATAGCCTGGAGCGCGGGTGGCCTCTGCGCGAAGCTGTCCAGTTCGGAATCGCCTCCGGCAGCGCGGCCGTGATGAACCCGGAGCGGGAGCTGTGCAAGCGTGAGGATACAGAACGTTTATTTGCAGCGATGAAGGAAGCGGATCAGGCAGGCGGCTAA
- the corA gene encoding magnesium/cobalt transporter CorA, protein MKIRLVNAGVFTPIDDIEETLTAPLEGFYWIDADDEDLELLQPLYNLHDLAVEDCLSEEEQRPKIEIYESHYFIVVNSIRFDDEEIFLRALNVFLGRHFIITVTKQKIHELRVLKPILWEQEVSEPDRFLYHLIDTVVDNYFSVGDRIEARIEKLEEDILMHTKKSHLSEIIGLRSEILWLKKMLGPQKEVINTLNKKDLRLIDDQLQKYFSDIYENAVKISETFETYRDLMGNLREAYQSSIANRANEIMRVFTAITTIFMPLTVITGIYGMNFDNIPETHSQYGYYGVIAVMVTLGCGMLVIFRKKDWL, encoded by the coding sequence ATGAAAATCCGGCTGGTGAATGCAGGGGTTTTTACACCGATCGATGATATTGAGGAAACACTTACCGCCCCTTTAGAAGGGTTCTACTGGATCGATGCCGATGACGAGGATTTGGAGCTGCTTCAGCCTCTGTATAATCTGCATGATCTGGCCGTTGAGGATTGCCTCAGCGAAGAAGAGCAGCGGCCGAAGATTGAAATTTACGAGAGCCATTATTTTATTGTAGTCAACAGCATCCGTTTTGATGATGAGGAGATTTTCCTCCGGGCGCTTAACGTTTTTCTGGGCAGACATTTCATAATTACCGTCACCAAGCAAAAAATTCATGAGCTGCGTGTCCTGAAGCCCATTCTGTGGGAGCAGGAGGTCAGCGAACCTGACCGTTTCCTTTACCATCTGATCGACACCGTCGTGGATAATTATTTCTCCGTCGGCGACCGGATTGAAGCACGGATCGAAAAGCTTGAAGAGGATATCCTCATGCATACCAAGAAATCGCACTTAAGCGAAATTATCGGTCTGCGCAGTGAAATTCTGTGGCTGAAGAAGATGCTGGGGCCGCAGAAGGAAGTTATCAACACACTAAACAAAAAGGACCTCCGCCTGATCGATGATCAGCTGCAGAAGTACTTTAGCGATATTTATGAGAATGCGGTTAAAATCTCTGAAACATTCGAGACCTACCGCGACCTCATGGGCAACTTGCGCGAAGCCTACCAATCCAGTATCGCTAACCGTGCCAATGAAATCATGAGAGTATTTACCGCAATTACAACGATATTCATGCCGCTGACGGTTATTACCGGTATCTACGGGATGAACTTCGACAATATACCCGAGACCCATTCACAATATGGTTACTATGGAGTAATCGCCGTAATGGTAACGCTCGGCTGCGGGATGCTGGTTATTTTCCGCAAAAAGGATTGGCTATGA
- the metA gene encoding homoserine O-acetyltransferase MetA, which produces MPIKIPDSLPAKEILSGENIFVMDESQAFHQDIRPLRIAILNLMPTKETTETQLLRLIGNSPLQVDVVLLHPSSHTSKNTSAEHLESFYTTFDEISHRRFDGLIVTGAPVEQLEFEDVNYWEELKRIFEWSKHNVTSTMHICWAAQAGLYHHFGVRKVSLPEKCFGVFPHTLSHNNFKLLRGFDEVFHVPHSRHTDVSREDIEANPDLTILAESEEAGVYLVSTHDGRQIFVTGHSEYDPFSLKWEYDRDIAKGMDIALPKHYYPKDDPQRTPPAVWRAHANLLFANWLNYYVYQETPYDIGPII; this is translated from the coding sequence ATGCCAATCAAAATTCCCGACAGCTTACCGGCCAAAGAAATATTATCCGGAGAAAATATCTTTGTAATGGATGAGAGCCAGGCTTTTCATCAGGACATCCGTCCGCTGCGGATTGCGATCCTGAATTTAATGCCTACCAAGGAAACAACAGAAACGCAGCTGCTGCGTCTGATCGGGAATTCCCCGCTCCAGGTCGATGTAGTCCTGCTTCATCCGAGCTCCCATACCTCCAAGAATACTTCAGCTGAGCATTTGGAGAGCTTCTATACAACCTTTGATGAAATCAGTCACCGCCGGTTCGACGGCCTGATTGTGACCGGGGCTCCGGTAGAGCAGCTGGAGTTCGAGGACGTGAATTACTGGGAAGAGCTGAAGCGGATTTTTGAATGGAGCAAGCATAACGTAACCTCGACCATGCATATCTGTTGGGCAGCACAGGCTGGATTATATCACCACTTCGGCGTGCGCAAGGTTAGTCTGCCTGAGAAATGCTTCGGCGTCTTCCCGCACACCTTGAGCCATAATAACTTCAAGCTGCTGCGCGGTTTTGACGAGGTATTCCATGTTCCGCATTCCCGCCACACCGACGTTTCCAGGGAAGACATCGAAGCGAATCCCGATCTGACGATTCTTGCTGAATCCGAAGAAGCCGGAGTCTATCTTGTGTCAACACATGACGGCAGGCAGATTTTTGTCACCGGCCACTCCGAGTATGATCCATTCTCCCTGAAATGGGAGTATGACCGCGATATAGCCAAAGGAATGGATATTGCACTGCCGAAGCATTACTATCCAAAGGATGATCCGCAGCGTACCCCGCCGGCCGTATGGCGTGCCCATGCTAACTTATTGTTCGCCAATTGGCTCAATTACTATGTATATCAGGAGACCCCTTACGATATTGGTCCCATCATTTAA
- a CDS encoding aminotransferase class I/II-fold pyridoxal phosphate-dependent enzyme has translation MDEKLRIESRLAQIGSQEDPATGAVNYPIYNATAFRHPRLGQSTGFDYIRTKNPTRSVLETAAAELESGDAGFACSSGMAALTTVFALFGQGDHLVVSLDLYGGTYRLLERILSKYGISASYVDTNDLDGLEAARRPNTKAVFIETPTNPLMMITDISAVCTWARRHELLTIVDNTLLTPFFQRPLELGADIIVHSATKYLGGHNDVLAGLIVTKGTELSAEMAILHNSLGAVLAPNDSYQLMKGMKTLALRMERHESNALAIARYLLEHPAIGEVFHPGLPDHPGYEIQNRQSSGNTGIFSFKVKDARYVEPLLRHIRLIAFAESLGGVESLMTYPAVQTHADIPAEIRDAVGVDDRLLRFSVGIEHVNDLIADLAQALEAARIELEQAVTAE, from the coding sequence ATGGACGAGAAACTAAGGATTGAAAGCAGACTGGCGCAGATTGGCTCACAGGAGGATCCTGCTACCGGTGCAGTGAATTATCCGATTTATAATGCAACGGCATTCCGCCACCCGAGACTTGGACAAAGCACAGGTTTTGATTACATCCGTACCAAAAACCCGACCCGGTCGGTGCTGGAAACGGCTGCTGCCGAGCTGGAATCCGGCGATGCCGGCTTTGCCTGCAGCTCCGGTATGGCTGCGTTAACCACCGTGTTTGCTTTGTTCGGCCAAGGCGACCATCTGGTAGTTTCGCTGGATCTGTATGGCGGAACCTACCGGCTGCTGGAACGGATTCTTTCGAAGTACGGCATCAGCGCCTCCTATGTGGATACTAATGACCTGGATGGCCTGGAAGCGGCCCGCCGTCCGAATACGAAGGCTGTGTTCATTGAGACTCCGACCAATCCGCTGATGATGATAACCGATATATCGGCAGTTTGTACGTGGGCCCGCCGGCATGAGCTGCTCACGATTGTAGACAATACGCTGCTGACTCCATTCTTCCAGCGTCCGCTGGAGCTGGGTGCAGATATTATTGTCCACAGCGCGACCAAATATCTGGGCGGCCACAATGATGTTCTGGCGGGTCTGATCGTGACTAAAGGCACCGAGCTCTCGGCAGAAATGGCCATCCTGCACAACTCTCTTGGTGCTGTGCTTGCTCCTAACGACAGCTATCAGCTGATGAAGGGTATGAAGACTCTGGCCCTGCGCATGGAGCGGCATGAGAGTAACGCGCTGGCTATTGCCCGTTATCTGCTGGAGCATCCGGCAATCGGGGAGGTATTCCATCCGGGGCTGCCGGATCATCCCGGCTATGAGATTCAGAACCGCCAGTCCTCCGGGAATACCGGAATCTTCTCCTTCAAGGTAAAAGACGCCAGATATGTGGAGCCGCTGCTCCGCCATATCCGTCTGATTGCTTTCGCTGAAAGTCTGGGTGGCGTGGAATCGCTAATGACCTATCCGGCAGTGCAGACCCATGCCGACATTCCAGCGGAAATCCGTGATGCGGTCGGTGTGGATGACCGTCTGCTGCGCTTCTCCGTCGGCATTGAGCATGTAAATGATCTGATTGCGGACCTTGCCCAGGCGCTCGAAGCGGCACGGATCGAGCTGGAGCAAGCTGTGACAGCTGAATAA
- the mqnC gene encoding cyclic dehypoxanthinyl futalosine synthase, with translation MSAIDLILDKTLKGERLGLEDTIRLFESNEIEKMGAAADVIMKRWHPDPITTFVIGRNINYTNVCDVYCRFCAFYRRPGSEEGYVLPDETIYQKIAETIAVNGTEILMQGGTNPNLPFSYYTDILRGIKQRFPEITMHSFSPAEIMKMVEVSGLPLEQVVREIHAAGLDSLPGGGAEILDDRTRRKISRLKGSWREWMDVMQTAHKIGMNTTATMVIGLGESMEERALHLLRVREAQDECIANKYDSEGFLAFISWTFQPDNTNLKLDRQTPEEYLKTVAISRLVLDNIKNFQSSWVTMGPEVGKLSLQYGCNDFGSTMIEENVVSSAGATYKVNIESITQLIREAGKIPAQRNTRYDILRTFEDGNTKIDNDFVMQN, from the coding sequence ATGAGTGCGATAGATCTTATTCTGGATAAGACGCTGAAAGGCGAACGTCTCGGGCTGGAAGACACTATCCGGTTGTTCGAGAGCAACGAAATTGAGAAAATGGGCGCTGCCGCAGACGTCATCATGAAACGTTGGCACCCCGATCCGATCACTACATTTGTAATTGGACGCAATATTAACTATACCAACGTATGCGATGTGTATTGCCGTTTCTGCGCGTTCTACCGCAGACCTGGTTCAGAGGAAGGGTATGTGCTTCCCGACGAAACCATCTATCAAAAAATCGCCGAGACGATTGCTGTGAACGGCACCGAAATCCTCATGCAGGGCGGGACGAACCCGAATTTGCCGTTCAGCTACTATACGGATATTCTCCGCGGGATTAAACAGCGTTTTCCGGAAATTACGATGCATTCCTTCTCCCCGGCGGAGATTATGAAGATGGTCGAAGTATCCGGATTACCGCTGGAGCAGGTAGTCCGCGAGATTCATGCCGCTGGGCTGGATTCCCTTCCGGGCGGCGGAGCCGAGATTCTTGATGACCGTACCCGCCGCAAAATCAGCCGGCTCAAAGGCTCCTGGCGCGAGTGGATGGATGTCATGCAGACTGCGCACAAAATAGGCATGAACACTACGGCAACCATGGTTATCGGTCTTGGTGAGAGCATGGAGGAGCGTGCGCTGCATCTGTTGCGTGTTCGTGAAGCCCAGGATGAATGCATCGCCAATAAATATGATTCTGAGGGCTTCCTGGCGTTTATCTCCTGGACCTTCCAGCCGGATAACACCAACCTGAAGCTGGACAGACAGACTCCGGAAGAATACCTGAAGACGGTGGCCATCAGCCGCCTTGTCCTGGACAACATCAAAAACTTCCAGTCCTCTTGGGTAACTATGGGACCGGAGGTCGGAAAGCTGTCCCTCCAATACGGCTGTAATGATTTTGGCAGCACCATGATTGAAGAAAACGTGGTCTCATCCGCTGGTGCCACTTACAAGGTCAACATCGAATCGATCACCCAGCTGATCCGTGAAGCAGGCAAGATTCCTGCACAGCGCAATACGCGCTACGACATTCTGCGTACCTTCGAAGACGGAAACACGAAGATCGACAATGATTTTGTAATGCAGAACTAA
- a CDS encoding bifunctional 2',3'-cyclic-nucleotide 2'-phosphodiesterase/3'-nucleotidase has protein sequence MGERRWNKPVASILATTVLTAQVLSGVFAGPILGVKKAAAAGAEVVAAGAVNLRLMSTTDVHTNVKSWDYFKNSESLTVGLDKTATLVKQARAEDKGKINLLLDNGDLIQGTPLGTYMAKQMDADGNLNQIHPMIAALNAMHYDAATMGNHEFNYGLDYLESITSATSATYKYTNIPFLNANVYVDDKDDNPDNDVNYFTPYKIVDKTFTDSNGVEQTLKVGLLGLVTPQIMQWDKANLEGKVITKDIAETAGKYVPLMKAEGADIIVAMAHTGYDGSAVIGDGSENDINALSKIPDIDAITFSHTHKIFPAADETSLDALFKDNSGKVLPGIDNAKGQINGVPAVQAGYGGGYLGLIDLAIVPDPQKSGHWKVDKTASLSSTRSIYKTENKVNYTTVEPDAEVDAVVDAAHKATIDYVNQPLGITDVPMNSYFAMVQDDPTVQIVTYAQKHYVENLINTDPALAQYKGKAILSVGAPFKAGRNGPDEYTEIAAGPLTIRSASDLYLYDNTLKAVMIKGSTVKEWVEMSAGAFNTINPAISTPQALLNSQFAVYNFDVIDGIQYKIDVTKDAKYDPKGNIINDSYSRVTSITYDGKPLDMNQDFIVVTNNYRASGGGNFPGLKGITPIIDTLEENRQVLMDYIKAEGNVKQPADNNWSIQPIKGDVKVTFTSSPKAKKVLPTNEKITDTGTMDSKGFEIYNLDLSGDIKVHILGINDLHGQLDTTSYVGDKPVGTAAILAAYLKTARAQYDNTLLVHNGDSVGASAPVSSLERDKPTLEWMNMMKFDVGTLGNHEFDQGVAALKAQIFGGVDPVNKNVTHEPVNFDYINANAVDKETGKPIIKPYVIKEVGGVKIGFIGVVTKATPSKVSPKGTEGVRFLSAEEEVAAINKYAAELQAEGVQTIIVLAHDPATTKSGVTTGEAADLANALPKDSPVDVILAGDNHALANDVVNNKLIVQAYSYGTAFEDVKLVIDPVTKDVKSKTASVISTFQEGVTPDAETVALVDKYLKLHPELTLPVGTTDGTITRTDAYNNESALGNLIADAMRQADFGDGVATADFAFMNPGGIRADLPKGNVSFGDLAKIQPFGNTLVKLTLTGEQIKTLLQQQWATKADGTADTKTLQISGLKYSADMDLPVASRVISLTKADGTPISMTQSYTAVVNNFMAAGGDNYKVLTLASKSLAGPIDLDVFYDYIKKTFKGGQITAKIEGRINNKPVPTTTPTPTPVTIPGGTGTATPTPTATPAPTTSPAPSATPAPTVKPVPSAVPFKDLGKVVWAQEAISSLATKGILKGLEDGNFAPMKNVTRAEFVTMLVRALNLSNSNASASFSDVKQGAWYTDSIAAAVQAGLVKGSGNGKFEPGRQITREEMAIMIVNALAGQLPKIDTSAALGEFADKSSIAPYAQEAVAQLTQAGIVNGVDGGKFAPKAIANRAQAAVIIYRMLENKAS, from the coding sequence ATGGGAGAAAGACGATGGAACAAGCCGGTAGCTTCTATACTGGCAACCACGGTTCTGACTGCACAAGTTTTAAGCGGAGTTTTTGCAGGGCCGATTTTGGGAGTAAAGAAGGCTGCGGCAGCGGGCGCTGAAGTGGTTGCTGCTGGAGCGGTTAATCTGCGCTTGATGAGTACTACAGATGTTCATACTAATGTGAAAAGCTGGGACTACTTTAAAAACAGTGAATCCTTAACAGTGGGGTTGGACAAAACAGCGACTTTGGTGAAACAAGCCAGAGCAGAGGACAAAGGGAAAATCAATCTTTTACTAGATAATGGCGATTTGATACAAGGCACACCACTGGGAACTTATATGGCGAAGCAGATGGACGCAGACGGCAATCTTAACCAAATTCATCCGATGATTGCTGCTCTGAATGCCATGCACTACGATGCGGCTACCATGGGGAATCATGAATTTAATTATGGTTTGGATTATCTGGAGAGCATAACCTCCGCAACATCCGCTACTTATAAGTATACAAATATTCCTTTTTTGAATGCGAATGTATATGTGGATGACAAGGACGATAATCCAGATAATGATGTTAATTATTTCACTCCATATAAAATTGTAGATAAAACATTTACAGACAGTAACGGAGTAGAGCAGACGCTTAAGGTCGGTCTGCTTGGGTTGGTAACACCGCAAATTATGCAATGGGATAAAGCCAATCTGGAAGGTAAGGTAATCACCAAGGATATTGCCGAAACAGCTGGAAAATATGTTCCTTTGATGAAAGCTGAAGGTGCAGATATTATTGTCGCTATGGCACATACGGGATATGATGGTTCTGCTGTGATAGGTGACGGCTCAGAAAATGACATTAATGCACTCAGCAAGATTCCTGACATTGATGCCATTACATTCTCACATACCCATAAGATATTCCCTGCTGCAGACGAAACATCTCTGGATGCGTTGTTCAAGGATAATTCCGGAAAGGTACTTCCGGGCATTGACAATGCCAAAGGCCAGATTAACGGTGTTCCGGCCGTTCAGGCCGGCTATGGCGGTGGTTATCTGGGACTGATCGATCTTGCTATTGTTCCTGATCCGCAGAAGAGCGGACATTGGAAGGTGGACAAGACGGCTTCCCTTTCATCCACACGTTCTATTTATAAAACGGAAAACAAGGTAAACTACACTACTGTTGAACCGGATGCAGAAGTAGACGCGGTTGTTGATGCTGCTCATAAGGCAACGATCGACTATGTCAATCAACCGCTGGGTATAACGGATGTACCTATGAACAGCTACTTTGCTATGGTGCAGGATGATCCGACTGTACAGATTGTGACCTATGCTCAGAAGCATTATGTTGAGAATCTGATTAATACTGATCCGGCTTTAGCCCAGTATAAAGGGAAAGCCATTCTCAGTGTAGGTGCACCATTCAAGGCCGGACGCAATGGTCCGGATGAATATACTGAAATTGCAGCAGGCCCCTTGACCATTCGCAGCGCAAGTGATTTATACCTCTATGACAACACGCTGAAAGCAGTCATGATCAAGGGTTCCACAGTAAAAGAATGGGTGGAGATGAGCGCGGGTGCCTTCAATACTATTAACCCGGCAATTTCCACGCCGCAGGCACTGCTCAACTCTCAATTTGCGGTCTACAATTTCGATGTTATCGATGGAATCCAGTATAAGATAGACGTTACCAAAGATGCGAAATACGATCCGAAAGGTAATATCATCAATGATTCGTACAGTCGGGTTACGTCCATTACGTATGACGGCAAGCCGCTTGATATGAATCAGGACTTTATCGTCGTTACCAATAACTACCGTGCAAGCGGCGGAGGTAACTTCCCGGGTCTCAAAGGTATCACTCCGATTATTGATACATTGGAAGAGAACCGTCAGGTTCTGATGGATTATATTAAGGCAGAGGGCAACGTTAAGCAGCCTGCTGATAACAACTGGTCCATCCAGCCGATTAAGGGAGATGTCAAAGTAACCTTTACCTCTTCTCCAAAAGCAAAAAAAGTTTTGCCTACCAATGAGAAAATTACCGATACAGGCACTATGGATAGCAAAGGGTTTGAGATTTATAACCTGGATCTGAGCGGGGATATCAAGGTTCACATTCTTGGAATCAATGACCTGCACGGACAATTGGATACAACGTCTTATGTTGGCGACAAGCCTGTAGGTACGGCAGCTATTCTCGCAGCATACCTGAAAACAGCACGTGCGCAATACGATAACACATTGCTAGTCCACAACGGGGATTCCGTGGGGGCTTCTGCTCCGGTATCCTCTCTGGAGCGCGACAAGCCGACTCTGGAATGGATGAACATGATGAAGTTTGATGTCGGGACTTTGGGCAACCATGAGTTTGACCAGGGTGTAGCAGCACTGAAGGCGCAAATCTTTGGCGGTGTAGACCCAGTCAATAAGAATGTTACGCATGAACCAGTGAATTTTGACTATATCAATGCTAATGCGGTTGACAAAGAAACCGGAAAACCAATCATCAAGCCTTACGTAATCAAAGAAGTTGGCGGCGTGAAAATTGGATTTATCGGTGTCGTTACCAAAGCTACTCCAAGTAAAGTATCTCCAAAGGGAACAGAAGGCGTGAGATTCCTAAGTGCTGAGGAAGAAGTAGCAGCCATTAACAAATATGCAGCTGAGCTTCAGGCTGAAGGAGTTCAAACGATTATCGTCCTTGCCCATGATCCGGCAACGACCAAATCTGGAGTGACTACAGGGGAAGCTGCGGATTTAGCCAACGCCCTTCCGAAGGATTCTCCAGTTGATGTAATCTTGGCGGGTGACAATCACGCATTAGCCAATGATGTAGTAAACAACAAGCTGATAGTTCAAGCTTATTCCTATGGTACTGCGTTTGAAGATGTCAAATTGGTTATTGACCCGGTTACCAAAGATGTCAAATCCAAAACAGCTTCTGTAATTTCCACTTTCCAAGAAGGTGTGACCCCAGATGCAGAAACGGTGGCTTTGGTGGATAAATATCTCAAACTTCACCCTGAGCTTACTCTGCCTGTAGGGACTACTGACGGAACAATCACCCGTACAGATGCTTACAACAATGAATCTGCCCTGGGTAACTTAATTGCTGACGCAATGCGGCAAGCTGATTTCGGTGACGGAGTAGCTACTGCTGATTTCGCCTTTATGAATCCGGGCGGCATCCGTGCAGATCTTCCGAAAGGCAATGTATCTTTTGGTGATCTTGCCAAAATTCAGCCATTCGGTAACACATTAGTAAAGCTGACTCTTACCGGTGAACAAATCAAAACGTTACTCCAACAGCAATGGGCAACTAAAGCTGATGGAACTGCAGATACGAAGACACTGCAAATTTCGGGCTTGAAGTATTCCGCTGATATGGATCTGCCTGTGGCAAGCCGCGTTATTTCCCTTACTAAGGCAGATGGAACACCAATCAGCATGACTCAAAGCTATACTGCCGTGGTTAACAATTTCATGGCTGCAGGTGGCGATAACTATAAGGTGTTGACCTTAGCCAGTAAATCCCTGGCTGGTCCAATTGATTTGGATGTATTTTACGATTACATTAAGAAAACTTTCAAAGGCGGTCAGATCACAGCGAAGATCGAAGGCCGGATCAACAACAAACCTGTTCCTACTACCACTCCAACTCCGACTCCAGTAACCATTCCAGGCGGAACAGGAACAGCAACACCAACACCAACTGCAACACCGGCACCAACAACAAGCCCTGCACCTTCGGCAACACCGGCACCAACAGTGAAGCCGGTTCCTTCGGCAGTACCGTTCAAGGATCTGGGCAAGGTAGTATGGGCTCAGGAAGCCATCAGCTCCCTGGCTACAAAAGGGATCTTGAAGGGACTTGAGGACGGCAACTTCGCACCAATGAAGAACGTTACCCGTGCGGAATTTGTTACTATGCTCGTTCGTGCCCTAAACCTCAGCAACTCCAATGCATCGGCAAGCTTCAGCGATGTGAAGCAGGGTGCATGGTATACTGACTCTATCGCTGCTGCTGTCCAGGCAGGTCTTGTCAAAGGCTCCGGAAACGGCAAATTTGAACCGGGTCGTCAAATTACCCGCGAAGAAATGGCGATTATGATTGTCAATGCTCTTGCAGGACAATTGCCTAAGATTGACACTTCTGCGGCTCTAGGTGAATTTGCTGACAAGTCCTCCATTGCCCCTTATGCTCAGGAAGCTGTTGCACAGCTGACTCAGGCGGGAATTGTAAATGGTGTGGACGGCGGTAAATTCGCACCGAAAGCAATCGCGAACCGTGCGCAGGCTGCAGTCATTATTTACCGTATGCTGGAGAACAAAGCTTCCTAA
- a CDS encoding transcriptional regulator, which produces MSVKDQVLDILKASANPLSAGEVEKLSGLERKAIDKAFTELKKENAIVSPVRCKWEAAVK; this is translated from the coding sequence ATGAGTGTAAAAGATCAGGTACTGGATATTCTCAAAGCTTCAGCGAATCCGCTCAGCGCAGGCGAAGTAGAAAAGCTCTCCGGACTGGAACGCAAAGCCATCGACAAAGCTTTTACAGAGCTTAAGAAAGAAAATGCAATCGTTTCTCCGGTCCGCTGCAAATGGGAAGCTGCTGTTAAATAA